The Peribacillus simplex genome contains a region encoding:
- a CDS encoding YtrH family sporulation protein: MNEAFVPAFLNSFFISLGVLLGGSIIGGLAAFFTGQAPMTTVFRLSDSLRIWAIVAAIGGTFDMVYNFERGIFHGETKDIVKQVLLILSALGGAQTGALIINWFTQEHISS; the protein is encoded by the coding sequence ATGAATGAAGCCTTTGTTCCAGCCTTCCTCAACAGCTTTTTCATATCGCTTGGCGTATTGCTTGGCGGCTCGATAATCGGGGGCCTCGCCGCTTTTTTTACTGGACAGGCCCCGATGACGACTGTATTCCGGCTATCGGACAGCCTTCGTATTTGGGCGATCGTCGCTGCGATCGGGGGTACTTTTGATATGGTCTATAATTTCGAACGCGGTATTTTCCACGGGGAAACGAAGGATATAGTCAAGCAGGTCCTATTGATTCTATCTGCACTTGGCGGAGCACAGACCGGAGCACTGATCATAAACTGGTTCACGCAAGAGCATATTTCATCATGA
- the ytrI gene encoding sporulation membrane protein YtrI, with the protein MRIPPYHRSPTWQRFFAGAALGGLISWMIFFYMHGVQQEKQIRTLHEQREVIKDLNGKIAIWEQDYKKLNQKNEEILTIQEVEVTITNEKYSLDRLSIAEAEDVIEDDLSSLLAKDVASVYNGKVLLKKSIENKIVTINKKRYRLEVVEIMFYTKMNIEIELKRTTS; encoded by the coding sequence ATGAGGATCCCTCCCTATCACCGGTCTCCCACCTGGCAGCGCTTCTTTGCCGGAGCCGCACTTGGCGGATTGATCAGTTGGATGATTTTCTTTTATATGCATGGTGTCCAGCAGGAGAAGCAGATCCGGACCCTTCACGAACAAAGAGAAGTGATCAAGGATTTAAACGGGAAAATCGCAATTTGGGAGCAGGATTATAAAAAATTGAACCAGAAAAACGAGGAGATATTGACGATTCAGGAAGTGGAAGTAACCATTACGAATGAAAAATACAGTCTGGATCGGCTGAGTATTGCAGAAGCCGAGGATGTGATCGAGGACGACCTTTCCTCTCTTCTCGCCAAAGATGTCGCCAGTGTCTATAACGGAAAGGTGCTTTTGAAAAAATCCATCGAAAATAAGATCGTGACCATCAATAAAAAGCGCTATCGACTTGAAGTCGTCGAGATCATGTTTTATACGAAAATGAATATTGAAATCGAACTAAAAAGGACTACTTCTTAA
- a CDS encoding DHH family phosphoesterase encodes MKAEILADIKRYDTIILHRHVRPDPDAYGSQGGLAEILKASFPEKRIFTVGKEEPSLNYLRRLDVISDETYQGALVIVCDTANTDRICDARYTTGDKLIKIDHHPNEDPYGDMRWVDTSASSTSEMIYEFYQFGKEQGLKMSDEAARLLYAGIVGDTGRFLFQNTTEKTFAHASELINYSFSRPQLYQEMYDVEESIVRLNGYVLQHFEILPYGTGKMIITKDILEQFQASTSEASQLVSSLGSIKNVKSWVFFIEEDKEIRVRFRSKGPIINTIARKYNGGGHPLAAGASIHSWDEVDNILADMEELNKAE; translated from the coding sequence ATGAAAGCTGAAATATTAGCAGATATAAAGCGTTATGATACTATCATTCTCCATCGTCATGTCCGTCCAGATCCGGACGCTTATGGTTCACAGGGGGGATTGGCGGAAATCCTGAAAGCATCTTTCCCCGAAAAGCGAATTTTTACGGTCGGGAAAGAAGAACCGTCATTGAATTATTTAAGAAGGCTCGATGTGATTTCGGATGAAACATATCAAGGTGCCTTGGTCATCGTTTGTGATACCGCAAATACGGACCGGATTTGTGATGCAAGGTACACGACGGGTGATAAACTGATTAAGATCGATCATCATCCTAATGAAGATCCATATGGGGATATGCGTTGGGTCGATACATCGGCAAGTTCAACAAGTGAAATGATTTATGAGTTTTACCAGTTCGGTAAAGAACAGGGCTTGAAGATGAGTGATGAAGCGGCACGCCTTCTATATGCAGGAATTGTTGGCGATACAGGTCGTTTCCTATTCCAGAATACGACTGAAAAGACATTTGCCCATGCCAGTGAATTGATCAACTATTCGTTCTCCCGCCCGCAGTTATATCAGGAAATGTATGACGTCGAGGAAAGCATAGTCCGGTTGAATGGCTATGTGCTGCAGCATTTCGAAATCCTTCCATATGGCACAGGGAAAATGATCATCACAAAAGATATACTTGAACAGTTCCAGGCTTCTACATCTGAGGCATCTCAGCTCGTTTCCTCGCTCGGTTCGATTAAAAATGTTAAGTCATGGGTCTTTTTCATTGAAGAGGATAAAGAAATCAGAGTCCGTTTCCGTTCTAAAGGACCGATCATCAATACGATTGCCCGTAAATATAACGGAGGAGGCCACCCCCTTGCAGCTGGGGCTTCGATTCATTCTTGGGATGAAGTGGATAATATCCTTGCCGACATGGAAGAGTTGAATAAAGCGGAATGA
- a CDS encoding YtpI family protein: MPILVTLIVLSLGVYLFYKIKSVRTRMPMEKKWISGKSSIALGAFVALFGINQLFLFHTTITYIIAAVFIFVGLFSIWGGYKMYKFYLPHAIEEAANQKG; the protein is encoded by the coding sequence ATGCCTATTCTTGTCACCTTGATCGTTCTTTCGCTAGGGGTCTATCTGTTTTATAAAATCAAATCGGTCCGAACCAGGATGCCGATGGAGAAAAAGTGGATTTCAGGTAAGTCTTCCATTGCCCTTGGTGCGTTTGTCGCACTATTCGGAATCAATCAGCTTTTTCTGTTCCACACGACCATCACTTATATCATTGCTGCCGTTTTCATCTTCGTTGGGCTATTCAGTATTTGGGGCGGCTATAAAATGTATAAATTTTATTTGCCGCATGCAATTGAAGAAGCTGCAAATCAAAAAGGATAA
- a CDS encoding DRTGG domain-containing protein has product MATKHEQILKHIDGLPVGEKISVRQIAKALNVSEGTAYRAIKEAENQGYVSSIERVGTIRIEKKKKENIEKLTFAEVVNIVDGQVLGGKTGLHKTLNKFVIGAMKLDAMMRYTGAGNLLIVGNRTQAHEHALKAGAAVLITGGFDTEEPVKRLADELEMPVISTSYDTFTVATMINRAIYDQLIKKEILLVEDILTPVQETTFLTVGDRVQTWHELNQESGHSRFPVVDDNMKVQGMVTSKDIIGQEELTLIDKVMTKNPMTVGDKMSVASSAHMMVWEGIELIPVVNDSNILKGIVSRQDVLKALQMSQRQPQVGETIDDTITSQLVMTSNRGKGEEVYNYGVTPQMTNYLGTISSGVFTTLVTDSANRALRSYKRGDLVVENMTIYFIKPVQIDSTLEIHPRVLDVGRKFGKVDVEVFNQGKLVGKAMLTCQLLDRS; this is encoded by the coding sequence TTGGCTACAAAGCATGAACAAATATTAAAACATATCGATGGGCTCCCTGTTGGCGAAAAGATTTCCGTCCGTCAAATTGCGAAAGCATTGAATGTTAGTGAAGGTACGGCATACCGGGCAATTAAAGAGGCGGAGAACCAGGGCTACGTGAGCTCGATTGAGCGGGTAGGCACGATCCGTATTGAGAAAAAGAAAAAAGAGAATATTGAAAAGCTCACTTTCGCAGAAGTAGTCAATATTGTTGACGGACAAGTTCTTGGTGGGAAAACGGGACTTCATAAGACTTTAAATAAATTCGTCATCGGGGCGATGAAGCTGGATGCCATGATGAGATATACAGGGGCAGGAAACCTGCTGATCGTCGGGAACCGTACACAGGCCCACGAGCACGCGTTAAAAGCGGGTGCAGCGGTGCTGATCACCGGGGGATTCGATACGGAAGAGCCCGTTAAAAGGTTAGCCGATGAATTGGAGATGCCAGTCATCTCAACGAGTTACGATACGTTTACCGTCGCAACGATGATCAATCGGGCGATTTATGACCAATTGATCAAAAAGGAAATCTTGCTGGTGGAAGATATTTTGACACCCGTACAGGAAACGACCTTTTTGACTGTGGGTGACCGGGTTCAGACTTGGCATGAACTGAATCAGGAATCCGGGCATAGCCGTTTCCCTGTTGTCGATGATAATATGAAGGTTCAAGGAATGGTCACATCAAAAGATATCATCGGACAGGAAGAGCTGACGCTCATTGATAAGGTTATGACGAAAAACCCGATGACCGTAGGCGATAAAATGAGTGTGGCATCTTCTGCACATATGATGGTTTGGGAAGGGATTGAGTTAATCCCGGTCGTGAATGACAGTAATATCCTAAAGGGAATCGTGAGCAGGCAGGATGTGCTGAAGGCACTGCAAATGAGTCAAAGGCAGCCGCAGGTCGGCGAAACGATCGACGATACGATCACAAGCCAGCTTGTGATGACTTCGAATCGCGGCAAGGGCGAGGAAGTGTATAACTATGGCGTCACTCCGCAGATGACCAATTACCTTGGAACCATTTCAAGCGGTGTGTTCACGACATTGGTCACCGACTCGGCAAACCGTGCACTTCGAAGCTATAAGCGCGGTGACCTGGTCGTGGAAAACATGACGATCTACTTCATCAAGCCAGTCCAGATCGACAGTACGCTTGAAATCCATCCGCGTGTCCTTGATGTAGGACGTAAATTCGGAAAAGTGGATGTCGAGGTGTTTAACCAAGGCAAACTTGTCGGCAAGGCGATGTTGACTTGCCAATTGCTGGACCGATCATGA
- a CDS encoding metal-dependent hydrolase has translation MKVSFHGHAVVKVETNGKTILIDPFITGNELTDLKVEDVKPDVIILTHGHNDHVGDTVELAKRHDALVIGIAEIADYLGAQGVRTHGMSIGGAFEFDFGKVKLTPAFHGTGFNNGEGQIIYLGMPAGILLMIDGKTIYHAGDTAVFSDMKLIGERHPIDLAFLPIGDNYTMGPEDAALAAKFLQAKQVVPIHYNTFPVIKQDPDKFIDLLEEGNGLIMEAGDEIDF, from the coding sequence ATGAAAGTATCTTTTCATGGACATGCAGTTGTAAAAGTCGAAACGAATGGTAAAACGATTTTAATCGATCCATTCATTACTGGAAACGAATTGACCGATTTGAAGGTAGAAGATGTGAAACCGGATGTGATCATCTTAACACATGGCCATAATGACCACGTCGGTGATACGGTTGAATTGGCCAAAAGGCATGATGCACTTGTCATCGGCATTGCTGAGATTGCCGACTACCTGGGTGCTCAAGGGGTTAGGACCCACGGGATGAGCATCGGCGGGGCTTTCGAGTTCGATTTTGGAAAAGTGAAACTGACGCCAGCTTTCCATGGAACGGGATTCAATAACGGAGAGGGGCAAATCATTTATTTAGGAATGCCTGCTGGCATATTGCTTATGATAGATGGGAAAACGATCTACCATGCAGGGGATACAGCGGTATTTTCCGATATGAAACTGATCGGGGAGCGACATCCGATTGACTTGGCGTTCTTGCCAATCGGCGACAATTATACCATGGGCCCTGAAGATGCGGCACTTGCTGCGAAATTCCTTCAAGCCAAACAAGTCGTGCCGATTCATTACAATACTTTCCCTGTCATCAAACAGGATCCTGACAAATTCATCGACTTGCTTGAAGAGGGAAATGGACTGATCATGGAAGCCGGGGATGAAATAGATTTTTAA
- a CDS encoding M24 family metallopeptidase produces the protein MNERLTELQNWLQANEAEVALLTSTESIFYLSGFYSDPHERLLALAIFANADPFLVCPQMEVPDAKQAGWAGDIIGYTDIENPWEKVKQAVKNRGLTINTMAIEKEHMNVERYEKVQQYFGAPNLVSAEEKLQRMRMIKSEDEMVKIREACRLADFAIEVGVSQIHEGKTEMEILAAIEYELKKAGVSQMSFSTMVLTGKNGASPHGTPGNTKVQRGDLVLFDLGVVHEGYCSDITRTVAYGDINDKQAEIYDTVLRAQEAAVAASKPGVSCSEIDLTARNIIRNKGYGDFFPHRLGHGLGISVHEYPSLTETNSLELQSGMVYTIEPGIYVPNVAGVRIEDDLLITDTGCEVLTKFPKSLQIIK, from the coding sequence ATGAATGAACGTTTGACAGAACTACAAAATTGGCTGCAGGCCAATGAGGCTGAAGTCGCTTTACTTACATCTACAGAGAGCATCTTCTATTTGAGCGGTTTTTATAGTGATCCTCATGAAAGACTGCTAGCACTTGCCATTTTTGCAAATGCCGACCCATTCCTTGTCTGCCCGCAGATGGAAGTCCCGGATGCTAAACAGGCTGGATGGGCTGGAGATATCATCGGCTACACCGATATTGAAAATCCTTGGGAAAAAGTTAAGCAAGCAGTGAAGAATCGCGGGTTGACCATTAATACAATGGCCATTGAAAAAGAGCATATGAATGTAGAACGTTATGAAAAAGTCCAACAATACTTCGGAGCACCAAATCTCGTTTCCGCAGAAGAAAAACTTCAAAGGATGCGAATGATCAAATCGGAAGATGAAATGGTCAAAATCCGTGAAGCATGCCGACTTGCCGACTTTGCGATCGAAGTGGGTGTCAGCCAAATTCATGAGGGTAAAACGGAAATGGAAATCCTTGCAGCGATAGAATACGAGTTGAAAAAGGCAGGCGTCAGCCAAATGTCTTTTTCAACCATGGTCCTGACTGGTAAAAATGGCGCTTCCCCACATGGCACACCCGGTAATACGAAGGTTCAGCGCGGCGACCTTGTCCTATTTGACCTGGGCGTCGTTCATGAAGGGTACTGCTCTGACATCACTAGAACGGTTGCTTACGGGGATATCAATGATAAACAGGCAGAAATATATGATACTGTACTTAGAGCCCAAGAAGCTGCCGTTGCAGCCAGTAAACCTGGTGTATCCTGTTCCGAGATAGACTTGACTGCCAGAAACATCATCAGGAATAAAGGATACGGTGATTTCTTCCCGCACAGGCTCGGCCACGGACTTGGGATCAGCGTCCATGAGTATCCATCCTTGACTGAAACGAACTCCCTCGAACTTCAATCCGGAATGGTTTATACCATCGAACCTGGCATATATGTTCCGAATGTTGCCGGCGTAAGGATTGAAGATGATCTACTGATCACCGATACCGGCTGTGAAGTTTTGACCAAATTCCCTAAGAGCCTGCAAATCATAAAGTGA
- a CDS encoding universal stress protein yields MDYKNILVAVDGSEEAEWALKKAIYLAKLSDATLVLTHIVDTRNFPTVEAYDMTIRDHSETFANELLDKYKTEAIASGIVKVQTEVAYGSPKVQIPRDLAKKHSIDLIVCGATGLNAVERFLIGSVSEGIVRHSNCDVMVVRTN; encoded by the coding sequence ATAGATTATAAAAATATTCTTGTAGCAGTGGACGGTTCGGAAGAAGCAGAGTGGGCCCTAAAAAAGGCAATCTATTTAGCAAAACTCAGTGACGCTACCCTTGTGCTCACACATATCGTGGATACAAGGAATTTCCCTACTGTCGAAGCTTATGATATGACTATCCGTGATCACTCTGAAACCTTTGCCAATGAGCTTTTGGACAAGTATAAAACGGAAGCCATTGCATCCGGGATTGTAAAGGTCCAAACAGAAGTTGCATATGGTTCCCCTAAAGTTCAAATTCCAAGGGATTTAGCGAAAAAGCATTCGATCGATTTAATTGTATGCGGTGCAACGGGCCTTAACGCAGTCGAACGTTTTCTTATCGGCAGCGTGTCGGAAGGCATCGTTCGCCATTCCAACTGTGATGTAATGGTCGTGCGTACGAATTGA
- the argH gene encoding argininosuccinate lyase: MSSKLWGGRFTKSAEEWVDEFGASISFDQELVLEDIQGSLAHVTMLKKCSILPEEDADQIITGLKSLQEKAEKGELTFKVEMEDIHLNLESMLISEIGPVGGKLHTGRSRNDQVATDLHLYMRNQTKVILELINDLQMAILGQSKKNVETLIPGYTHLQRAQPISFAHHLMAYFWMLERDKQRFTESFKRINISPLGAGALAGTTFPIDRVLSAELLGFDGIYENSLDAVSDRDFAIEFMSNSATMMMHLSRFSEEIILWSSQEFQFIELDDAFSTGSSIMPQKKNPDMAELIRGKTGRVYGNLTGLLTVLKGLPLAYNKDMQEDKEGVFDTVKTIVGSLKIFAGMISTMKVKTDVMEKATKNDFSNATELADYLASKGMPFRKAHEVVGKLVLFCVQNGCYLVDLSMEQFQEASELFEQDIYDALNPYEAVKRRNSAGGTGFAQVLLAIEKAEKLVSE; encoded by the coding sequence GTGAGCAGCAAGCTTTGGGGAGGAAGATTCACGAAATCTGCCGAAGAATGGGTAGATGAGTTTGGAGCTTCCATATCCTTTGACCAGGAACTTGTCCTTGAAGATATTCAAGGGAGTTTAGCTCATGTAACCATGTTAAAGAAATGCAGCATTTTACCTGAAGAAGATGCGGATCAGATCATTACGGGTCTGAAAAGTTTACAGGAAAAAGCTGAGAAGGGTGAATTGACTTTTAAGGTTGAGATGGAAGATATCCATCTTAACCTGGAAAGTATGCTAATAAGCGAAATCGGTCCAGTTGGCGGAAAGCTTCATACAGGAAGAAGCCGTAATGACCAAGTTGCAACCGACCTTCATCTGTATATGCGGAACCAAACGAAAGTGATTCTGGAACTCATCAATGATTTGCAAATGGCGATTTTGGGACAATCCAAGAAAAATGTGGAAACACTAATTCCTGGTTATACACATTTGCAGCGTGCGCAGCCCATTTCATTTGCCCACCATTTAATGGCTTATTTTTGGATGCTTGAGCGTGATAAGCAGCGCTTCACCGAGAGTTTCAAAAGGATCAATATCTCTCCATTGGGTGCCGGGGCATTAGCTGGGACGACTTTCCCGATTGACCGTGTTCTCAGTGCGGAACTCTTGGGGTTTGATGGGATTTACGAAAACAGCCTTGATGCGGTGAGTGATCGTGATTTTGCCATTGAATTCATGAGCAACAGTGCGACAATGATGATGCATTTATCCCGTTTCAGCGAAGAAATCATTCTCTGGTCAAGCCAGGAATTCCAATTCATTGAATTGGATGATGCGTTTTCCACGGGAAGCAGCATCATGCCGCAAAAGAAAAACCCTGATATGGCGGAATTGATCCGTGGTAAAACAGGACGGGTTTATGGGAACCTAACGGGGTTATTGACTGTTTTGAAAGGACTGCCGCTTGCTTATAACAAAGATATGCAAGAAGATAAAGAAGGCGTTTTTGATACGGTTAAGACCATTGTTGGTTCACTGAAGATATTTGCCGGCATGATCTCTACGATGAAAGTGAAAACGGACGTAATGGAAAAAGCAACAAAAAATGACTTCTCGAATGCGACGGAATTAGCTGATTACCTAGCTTCTAAGGGTATGCCTTTCCGTAAGGCGCACGAAGTGGTCGGGAAGCTTGTATTGTTCTGTGTCCAGAATGGCTGCTATTTAGTGGACCTAAGCATGGAACAATTCCAGGAAGCTTCCGAGTTGTTTGAACAGGATATTTATGATGCATTAAATCCTTATGAAGCAGTTAAACGCCGTAACAGTGCGGGCGGTACGGGTTTTGCCCAAGTCTTGCTTGCGATTGAAAAGGCGGAAAAACTGGTAAGTGAATAA
- a CDS encoding argininosuccinate synthase, which produces MNNQKVVLAYSGGLDTSVAIKWLQDQGYEVVACCLDVGEGKDLDFIKEKAITVGAVSSYVIDAKDEFADEFALTALQAHTLYEGKYPLVSALSRPLIAKKLVEVAEAENAVAVAHGCTGKGNDQVRFEVSISALNPNLQVLAPVRDWKWSREEEIEYAAKNGIPVPIGMASPFSIDQNLWGRSNECGILEDPWAAPPEEAYDLTASLESTPDTADIIEIGFEQGVPVTLNDKNYKLADLIVELNQIAGKHGVGRIDHVENRLVGIKSREVYEAPGAMTLIAAHKELEDITLVKELAHFKPVIEKKMTELIYEGLWFSPLQKALAAFLKETQVNVTGTVRVKLFKGHAIVEGRKSEYSLYDEKLATYTKADEFDHDAAVGFIKLWGLPTKVNSMVNNKKVTV; this is translated from the coding sequence ATGAATAATCAAAAAGTTGTTTTAGCATATTCCGGAGGTTTGGATACTTCCGTTGCAATTAAATGGTTACAAGATCAAGGGTACGAAGTTGTGGCATGCTGCTTGGATGTCGGTGAAGGGAAAGATTTGGACTTCATTAAAGAAAAAGCGATCACTGTTGGTGCGGTAAGTTCCTATGTCATTGATGCGAAGGACGAATTCGCGGATGAATTCGCATTGACGGCTCTTCAGGCACATACTTTGTATGAAGGGAAATATCCATTGGTATCAGCTTTATCACGTCCGCTGATCGCGAAGAAATTAGTGGAAGTGGCTGAAGCGGAAAACGCGGTAGCCGTTGCGCACGGTTGTACGGGAAAAGGAAATGACCAAGTGCGTTTCGAAGTTTCCATCTCTGCATTGAACCCTAATTTGCAAGTTCTTGCACCTGTTCGTGACTGGAAATGGTCTCGTGAAGAGGAGATTGAATATGCAGCGAAAAATGGCATTCCCGTTCCGATTGGCATGGCGAGTCCATTCTCGATTGACCAAAACCTTTGGGGAAGAAGTAACGAATGTGGAATCCTGGAAGATCCATGGGCAGCTCCGCCGGAAGAGGCATATGATTTGACTGCAAGCCTTGAAAGTACGCCAGATACTGCTGATATCATTGAAATTGGCTTTGAACAAGGTGTGCCGGTTACATTGAATGATAAAAACTATAAATTGGCTGATCTGATCGTCGAGTTGAATCAAATTGCCGGCAAGCACGGAGTTGGACGTATCGATCACGTTGAAAATAGATTAGTAGGAATCAAATCCCGTGAAGTCTATGAAGCTCCTGGTGCGATGACATTGATAGCTGCACACAAAGAACTTGAAGATATCACGCTTGTAAAAGAATTGGCTCACTTCAAACCGGTGATCGAGAAGAAAATGACTGAATTGATTTATGAAGGACTTTGGTTCTCTCCGCTTCAAAAAGCTTTGGCTGCATTCCTGAAAGAAACACAAGTGAATGTAACCGGTACGGTCCGTGTGAAACTATTCAAAGGTCATGCGATTGTTGAAGGAAGAAAATCCGAGTACTCCCTATATGATGAAAAATTGGCCACTTATACAAAAGCTGACGAATTCGATCATGATGCAGCAGTTGGATTCATTAAATTATGGGGACTTCCAACGAAAGTGAACAGCATGGTCAATAACAAGAAGGTGACAGTGTGA
- a CDS encoding MogA/MoaB family molybdenum cofactor biosynthesis protein, with translation MSVKKHKKAITEAVRCMVITVSDTRNEETDKSGALMMELLKSNGHEVTDYVIVKDERKAIQDAVTSGSQSSMVDVILTNGGTGIANRDVTIEAVKELMTKEIPGFGEIFRMLSYQEDIGSAAILSRAIAGVVNNKAVFSTPGSSGAVRLAMNKLILPELGHVVGELRKDL, from the coding sequence ATGAGTGTCAAGAAGCATAAAAAAGCCATCACGGAGGCAGTTCGCTGCATGGTGATAACCGTCAGCGATACGCGAAATGAAGAAACGGATAAAAGCGGAGCACTGATGATGGAATTGCTGAAGTCGAATGGGCATGAAGTGACGGATTATGTAATCGTTAAAGATGAGCGGAAAGCGATTCAGGATGCGGTCACATCCGGTAGCCAAAGCAGTATGGTCGATGTCATATTAACAAATGGAGGCACTGGCATCGCCAATAGGGATGTGACGATAGAGGCGGTCAAAGAGTTGATGACCAAGGAAATTCCCGGTTTTGGCGAGATTTTTCGAATGCTCAGCTATCAAGAGGATATCGGGTCTGCCGCCATTCTATCCAGGGCGATTGCGGGAGTCGTGAACAACAAAGCGGTTTTTTCCACCCCAGGCTCTTCAGGGGCGGTTAGGCTTGCGATGAATAAATTGATTCTCCCGGAATTGGGACATGTCGTCGGTGAACTTCGCAAGGATTTATAA
- a CDS encoding EcsC family protein, with protein MEFTNREMKLWNEISEWQEKLYQYEPTDLAALYDKWLEQGFALLPENVQQQFFDKLDTWLFHLHAMVQSSQVQIDARERILASARVFNEEIETLSDLNHLSIDQLNYIANQHIAKHRLYSFAQGGLSGSGGLLLLGSDIPAMTVINVRIVQLIAMSYGVEVNTPFEMMLALKVFNAGAMPKRLQGIAWEELIREVQTAEDDYFYLGIEELTNPTWMEQPLKQLLKALSITVFRKKLVRGIPFISMAIGAGSNYQMTRSVSEFAQKFYQFRYLLEKKADEE; from the coding sequence ATGGAATTCACGAACCGGGAAATGAAACTTTGGAATGAAATTAGTGAATGGCAGGAAAAACTTTATCAATATGAGCCAACGGACCTGGCTGCACTGTATGATAAATGGTTGGAGCAGGGGTTTGCCCTGCTACCGGAAAACGTCCAGCAACAGTTTTTTGACAAGCTTGATACTTGGCTTTTTCATTTGCATGCCATGGTTCAGAGCTCACAAGTTCAAATAGATGCAAGAGAGCGGATATTAGCATCTGCGCGCGTGTTTAATGAAGAAATCGAAACGTTGAGTGATTTGAATCACTTATCGATCGATCAGTTGAATTACATAGCCAATCAGCATATCGCAAAGCATCGCTTATATTCATTTGCACAAGGCGGGCTGAGCGGATCAGGAGGCCTGCTTCTGCTAGGGAGCGATATTCCGGCCATGACGGTCATCAATGTCAGGATCGTACAGCTGATTGCGATGTCTTATGGTGTTGAGGTGAATACACCGTTTGAAATGATGCTGGCCCTTAAGGTATTCAATGCAGGAGCGATGCCAAAGAGGCTCCAAGGAATAGCTTGGGAAGAATTGATCCGCGAGGTCCAGACCGCAGAAGATGATTATTTTTATTTAGGAATCGAGGAACTGACAAACCCTACCTGGATGGAACAGCCGCTGAAGCAGCTGTTGAAAGCATTATCCATTACTGTTTTCCGAAAAAAACTGGTTCGGGGCATACCATTCATCAGCATGGCCATAGGGGCCGGGTCCAATTATCAAATGACCCGGAGTGTCAGTGAATTTGCCCAGAAGTTCTATCAATTCCGTTATTTACTGGAGAAGAAGGCTGATGAAGAATGA